A stretch of Helicobacter pylori DNA encodes these proteins:
- a CDS encoding urease accessory protein UreD — translation MNTYAQESKLRLKTKIGADGRCVIEDNFFTPPFKLMAPFYPKDDLAEIMLLAVSPGLMKGDVQDVQLNIGPNCKLRITSQSFEKIHNTEDGFASRDMHIVVGENAFLDFAPFPLIPFENAHFKGNTTISLRSSSQLLYSEIIVAGRVARNELFQFNRLHTKIAILQDEKPIYYDNTILDPKTTDMNNMCMFDGYTHYLNLVLVNCPIELSGVRGLIEESEGVDGAVSEIASSHLCVKALAKGSEPLLHLREKIARFTTQTITPKV, via the coding sequence ATGAACACTTACGCTCAAGAATCCAAGCTCAGGCTAAAAACCAAAATAGGGGCTGATGGGCGGTGCGTGATTGAAGACAATTTTTTCACGCCCCCCTTTAAGCTCATGGCGCCCTTTTACCCTAAAGACGATTTAGCTGAAATCATGCTTTTAGCGGTAAGCCCTGGCTTAATGAAAGGCGATGTGCAAGATGTGCAATTGAACATCGGTCCAAATTGCAAGCTAAGGATCACTTCGCAATCCTTTGAAAAAATCCATAACACTGAAGACGGGTTTGCCAGCAGAGACATGCACATTGTTGTGGGGGAAAACGCTTTTTTAGACTTCGCGCCTTTCCCGTTAATCCCCTTTGAAAACGCGCATTTTAAGGGCAATACCACGATTTCTTTACGCTCTAGCTCTCAATTGCTCTATAGTGAAATCATTGTCGCTGGGCGAGTGGCACGCAATGAGTTGTTCCAATTCAACCGCTTGCACACCAAAATCGCTATTTTACAAGATGAGAAACCTATCTATTATGATAATACGATTTTAGATCCCAAAACCACCGACATGAATAATATGTGCATGTTTGATGGCTACACGCATTATTTGAATTTGGTGCTTGTCAATTGCCCCATAGAGCTGTCTGGTGTGCGAGGATTGATTGAAGAAAGCGAAGGAGTGGATGGAGCCGTGAGCGAGATTGCTAGTTCTCATTTATGTGTGAAAGCTTTAGCGAAAGGCTCAGAACCCTTGTTGCATTTAAGAGAAAAAATCGCTCGTTTCACCACGCAAACGATTACGCCAAAGGTTTAA
- a CDS encoding SMI1/KNR4 family protein, giving the protein MGEIPTNTELNWEFVEPLNDNALSDLEERLKIGFSDEFKDFINRSNYGFSQLCYFMVGNESYMFKHVLNFNLESLLIDFMQSLKEWLEPEEIVFANDGYGGYYLWNTTTDVVLFLDTDDGSKKALLNLKMFLKKLESRG; this is encoded by the coding sequence ATGGGAGAAATTCCTACAAACACAGAACTGAATTGGGAATTTGTAGAGCCGCTCAATGACAATGCGTTGAGCGATCTAGAAGAGCGGTTGAAAATAGGCTTTAGCGATGAATTTAAGGACTTTATCAACCGATCAAACTATGGTTTTAGCCAATTGTGTTATTTCATGGTGGGCAATGAATCCTACATGTTCAAACATGTTTTGAATTTCAACTTAGAGAGCTTATTGATTGATTTTATGCAGAGCTTAAAAGAATGGTTAGAGCCTGAAGAAATCGTCTTCGCTAATGACGGGTATGGGGGGTATTATCTTTGGAATACCACCACTGATGTGGTGCTGTTTTTAGACACTGATGATGGCTCAAAAAAAGCGCTATTAAATCTTAAAATGTTTTTAAAAAAACTGGAATCAAGGGGTTAA
- a CDS encoding HNH endonuclease: MAEWKTDTEEVKKVVEKCRDFKRSLQEEKCSPFIKDLDSYALKILVERRKIEMQLEKAIGELKAAKKERRGFWGFLGELGRDFGNAVGSVIPPVKLCAEACEKGLNLMEDNIEKWEHNVRLLERMLEIYSTQAKASVDLVEGAWESVKKMLHFYTDKHQEFIRRLKQSSDAIDNEYNFPTPGVLMEYDFERPTFSYNPKKSVFNERLKDLREDFSASLYSDLKDKINAFSHRDRAKASKEREFEKSLEDLMPSVLSVPSYNESLTLAKKNCVKNCKKALQDFAEKIKKSPNDSNAINEAFDNLETELERATENLSQKIDPVLERNENYAQKALEYREFLESRKEGFMVDEQNPYPEEVRFNELRLAEFDSVFSAIVPLEDWSKTACAHHALKALQTALKDNDLGFDAAELEQIAKGFIPRGYLWHFDANVLGNVALVREELLLGVKHTKGYKLWEKFLQTQN; encoded by the coding sequence ATGGCTGAATGGAAAACGGACACAGAAGAAGTCAAAAAGGTTGTTGAAAAATGCAGGGATTTTAAAAGATCCTTGCAAGAAGAAAAATGCAGTCCATTTATCAAAGACCTTGATAGTTACGCACTAAAAATCCTAGTAGAGCGCAGAAAAATTGAAATGCAATTGGAAAAAGCCATAGGAGAATTAAAAGCAGCCAAAAAGGAGCGAAGGGGCTTTTGGGGATTTCTTGGGGAGCTTGGGAGAGATTTTGGTAATGCGGTAGGGTCGGTTATCCCTCCTGTTAAATTATGCGCTGAAGCTTGTGAAAAGGGCTTAAACCTTATGGAAGACAATATAGAAAAATGGGAACACAATGTAAGGTTATTAGAACGAATGCTTGAAATCTACTCCACTCAAGCCAAAGCGAGCGTGGATCTTGTGGAGGGGGCTTGGGAGAGCGTTAAAAAGATGTTACACTTTTATACTGATAAACACCAGGAATTTATCAGGCGTTTGAAACAATCGAGCGATGCGATAGATAACGAATACAACTTTCCAACCCCAGGCGTTTTAATGGAATACGATTTTGAACGGCCTACTTTCTCTTATAACCCTAAAAAAAGCGTTTTTAATGAACGATTGAAAGATTTGAGGGAAGATTTTAGCGCTTCTTTATACTCTGATTTAAAAGACAAGATCAACGCTTTTTCTCATAGGGATCGTGCTAAAGCCTCTAAAGAGCGAGAATTTGAAAAGAGTTTAGAGGATTTGATGCCAAGCGTTTTAAGCGTGCCTTCTTATAACGAAAGCTTGACTTTAGCCAAAAAGAATTGCGTTAAAAATTGTAAGAAAGCCTTACAAGATTTTGCAGAAAAAATCAAAAAATCCCCCAACGATTCAAACGCTATCAATGAAGCTTTTGATAATTTAGAAACAGAGTTAGAGCGTGCTACAGAAAATTTGAGCCAAAAAATCGATCCCGTTTTAGAACGCAATGAAAATTATGCGCAAAAAGCGTTGGAGTATAGGGAGTTTTTAGAAAGCCGTAAAGAGGGCTTTATGGTAGATGAGCAAAACCCTTATCCGGAAGAAGTCCGCTTTAATGAGTTGCGTTTAGCGGAATTTGATAGCGTTTTTAGCGCCATTGTGCCTTTAGAAGATTGGAGTAAAACCGCATGTGCTCATCATGCCCTAAAGGCTTTACAAACCGCGCTTAAAGACAACGATTTGGGCTTTGATGCGGCAGAATTGGAACAGATCGCAAAAGGATTCATTCCTAGGGGCTATTTGTGGCATTTTGACGCGAATGTTTTAGGGAATGTGGCGTTGGTGAGAGAAGAGTTATTATTAGGCGTGAAACATACGAAAGGATACAAACTATGGGAGAAATTCCTACAAACACAGAACTGA
- a CDS encoding type VII secretion protein, producing MSRVQMDTEEVRGFVEHLERFKELLNEEVNGLSNHFHNLESWQDARRDKFSEVVDNLKGTFNEFDEAAQEQIAWLKERIRVLEQDY from the coding sequence ATGAGCAGAGTGCAAATGGATACCGAAGAGGTCAGAGGGTTTGTGGAGCATTTAGAACGCTTTAAAGAGTTACTAAACGAGGAAGTGAATGGCTTAAGCAACCATTTCCATAATTTAGAATCATGGCAAGATGCTAGGAGGGATAAATTTAGCGAGGTGGTGGATAATTTGAAAGGCACTTTCAATGAATTTGATGAAGCTGCTCAAGAGCAAATCGCATGGCTTAAAGAGAGGATTAGGGTTTTAGAGCAAGATTATTAA